In one Spirosoma rigui genomic region, the following are encoded:
- a CDS encoding YifB family Mg chelatase-like AAA ATPase has product MLAKTYGAAVYGVNASIITIEVAVAQGLHFHLVGLPDSAVKESEQRVEASLKFFGYRMPRQKVVVNLAPADIRKEGSSYDLPIGLCVLEASEQITTTRKLEDYVIMGELALDGTLRPIKGVLPIAIEARKRGYKGFVLPTENAQEASIVNQLDVIGVSTIQEAIEFFEGKKDITPLETDTRDLFMSQVNLYDADFSHVQGQENIKRAMEIAAAGGHNVIMIGPPGAGKTMLAKRLPSILPPLTLQEALETTKIHSVAGKLGTRATLIATRPYRAPHHTISDAALVGGGSFPQPGEISLAHNGVLFLDELPEFKRSALEVMRQPLEDRKVSISRAKWAVEFPASFMLIASMNPCPCGYYNHPDKECVCGPGVVQKYLAKVSGPLLDRIDLHVEVTPVSFDQMTANRPSEPSEVIRERVMRARDRQTARFADQPGIYSNAMMPSQLVKDICVISDAGRMLLKTAMERLGLSARAYDRILKVSRTIADLAASDDIKIEHLAEAIQYRSLDRENWAG; this is encoded by the coding sequence ATGTTAGCCAAAACTTACGGCGCTGCCGTTTACGGCGTCAATGCCAGCATTATCACGATTGAAGTCGCCGTTGCGCAGGGATTGCATTTCCACCTCGTTGGCCTGCCCGATAGTGCGGTTAAAGAGAGCGAACAGCGCGTAGAAGCTTCGCTGAAGTTTTTTGGCTACCGGATGCCCCGCCAGAAAGTTGTGGTCAATCTGGCACCCGCCGATATCCGGAAAGAGGGCTCTTCCTACGATTTGCCTATCGGTTTGTGTGTGCTCGAAGCATCGGAGCAGATTACGACCACGCGTAAGCTGGAAGACTATGTGATCATGGGTGAACTCGCGCTCGACGGTACCCTGCGTCCCATCAAAGGCGTACTACCCATCGCCATTGAAGCCCGAAAACGTGGGTATAAAGGGTTCGTACTGCCCACCGAAAACGCGCAGGAAGCCTCGATCGTCAACCAGCTCGACGTAATCGGCGTGTCGACCATTCAGGAAGCTATTGAATTCTTCGAAGGCAAAAAAGACATTACGCCACTGGAAACCGATACCCGTGATCTGTTCATGAGCCAGGTTAACCTGTACGATGCCGACTTTTCGCATGTGCAGGGACAGGAGAACATCAAGCGGGCCATGGAGATTGCCGCGGCTGGGGGGCATAATGTGATCATGATTGGACCACCGGGTGCCGGTAAAACCATGCTGGCCAAACGCCTGCCCAGTATTTTGCCGCCACTTACTCTGCAGGAAGCGCTGGAAACCACCAAAATACATTCGGTTGCCGGTAAACTTGGTACCCGCGCTACGCTCATTGCCACCCGCCCGTACCGCGCCCCGCACCATACCATTTCCGATGCTGCTCTGGTAGGTGGGGGAAGCTTTCCCCAGCCGGGTGAAATATCACTGGCCCATAATGGTGTCCTGTTTCTGGACGAACTGCCCGAGTTCAAGCGTTCGGCGCTGGAGGTGATGCGCCAGCCGCTCGAAGACCGGAAGGTGAGCATTTCGCGGGCCAAGTGGGCTGTGGAATTTCCGGCCAGTTTTATGCTCATCGCCAGCATGAATCCCTGTCCCTGCGGCTATTATAATCACCCCGATAAAGAGTGCGTGTGCGGTCCGGGCGTTGTGCAGAAGTACCTGGCTAAGGTGAGCGGCCCACTGCTTGACCGGATCGATCTGCACGTGGAGGTGACACCCGTTTCGTTCGATCAGATGACAGCCAATCGTCCTTCGGAGCCCAGCGAGGTTATCCGGGAGCGGGTTATGCGGGCCCGCGATCGACAAACGGCGCGTTTTGCCGACCAGCCCGGGATCTATTCCAACGCCATGATGCCGTCGCAGCTGGTGAAAGACATTTGCGTAATCAGCGATGCGGGCCGTATGCTGCTCAAAACAGCGATGGAACGGCTTGGACTGTCGGCGCGGGCTTATGACCGGATCCTGAAAGTGTCGCGCACCATTGCCGACCTGGCTGCCAGCGACGACATCAAAATTGAACACCTGGCCGAAGCCATCCAGTACCGCAGCCTCGACCGGGAAAACTGGGCCGGGTAA
- a CDS encoding M20/M25/M40 family metallo-hydrolase codes for MHRTFYVPRFWLVLFCFGTASCLTAFYPDKLSLEKAFSRINSEVVQRSRAYETLADASKQVGHRLTGSLNGSRAEEYAYKLLASYGFKDVRFEPFEVEAWTRDTVTLSIVPDRSDNFREVAVVSLAHSPIDAHVRGEIIDVGNGLEGDFAAVKDKIKGKIVLVNIGLAAPTKGARNLHRSEKTALAIQHGAVGVIMVNLVAGNVLLTGTASVTGKLIPIPSVCISLESGQALRSWMQEEPSRLHAMIDMTNTSRKIRARNVVATIKGAKYPDEKIIVGGHLDSWDLATGAIDNGIGSFAVMDIARTLKALNLKPKRTIEFVLFMGEEQGLLGSRAMVENLKQAGQLDKVRYMMNLDMTNDPSGLNAFGRSDMVSFLNVVGETMKRVEPAFPNHMENQAGLHSDHQPFMLEGVPVVGMNGHLDRAVLDCYHADCDKINLVNADQLKNTVRYSTMLLYALADADDIPTKRQTDTQTRDYLVAQGLRTPLQIANEWRWKE; via the coding sequence ATGCACCGAACGTTCTACGTGCCCCGCTTCTGGCTCGTTTTGTTCTGTTTTGGCACTGCCAGTTGCCTGACTGCTTTCTACCCCGATAAATTATCCCTCGAAAAAGCCTTTTCCCGCATTAATTCCGAAGTTGTTCAACGCAGTCGCGCTTACGAAACCCTGGCCGATGCCTCGAAGCAGGTGGGCCATCGGTTAACGGGAAGTCTCAACGGCTCGCGTGCCGAAGAATACGCCTACAAGCTGCTGGCATCGTATGGCTTTAAAGATGTTCGCTTTGAGCCCTTCGAGGTAGAAGCCTGGACCCGTGACACAGTAACCCTATCGATCGTTCCCGACAGGAGCGATAACTTCCGGGAAGTGGCGGTCGTTTCGCTGGCCCATTCACCCATCGATGCCCATGTACGGGGCGAAATTATTGATGTTGGCAACGGACTGGAAGGTGATTTTGCCGCCGTGAAAGACAAGATAAAGGGCAAGATCGTCCTGGTCAATATTGGCCTCGCAGCGCCTACCAAAGGGGCCCGTAACCTGCACCGCTCCGAGAAAACGGCACTGGCTATCCAGCATGGCGCAGTAGGTGTGATCATGGTCAACCTCGTTGCGGGCAACGTTCTGCTAACGGGTACGGCTTCGGTAACGGGCAAGCTCATCCCCATTCCTTCGGTTTGTATATCGCTCGAAAGTGGGCAGGCACTACGGTCTTGGATGCAGGAAGAACCGAGCCGGCTCCATGCCATGATCGATATGACCAACACGAGCCGGAAAATACGGGCCCGGAATGTAGTAGCCACCATTAAAGGAGCCAAGTATCCCGACGAGAAGATTATCGTTGGGGGCCATCTCGATTCATGGGACCTGGCTACGGGCGCTATCGATAACGGTATTGGCTCCTTTGCAGTGATGGACATTGCCCGGACGCTCAAAGCCCTCAATCTCAAGCCAAAACGTACTATTGAATTTGTGCTCTTCATGGGTGAAGAGCAGGGGTTGCTTGGCTCCCGCGCGATGGTCGAGAACCTGAAACAGGCCGGCCAGTTGGATAAAGTCCGGTACATGATGAACCTCGATATGACCAACGATCCCAGCGGACTGAATGCCTTTGGCCGGTCGGACATGGTATCGTTTCTCAACGTTGTTGGCGAAACCATGAAACGGGTGGAACCCGCGTTCCCTAACCACATGGAAAACCAGGCGGGTCTCCACTCCGACCACCAGCCATTCATGCTCGAAGGGGTGCCCGTTGTGGGCATGAATGGGCACCTGGACCGTGCTGTCCTCGACTGCTATCATGCCGACTGCGACAAAATAAATCTCGTCAACGCCGATCAGTTGAAAAATACCGTTCGGTACTCGACGATGTTGCTCTACGCCCTGGCCGATGCCGACGATATTCCGACAAAACGCCAGACCGACACCCAGACCCGCGATTACCTTGTTGCGCAGGGGCTCCGAACGCCCTTGCAGATTGCCAACGAATGGCGCTGGAAAGAATAG
- a CDS encoding FtsL-like putative cell division protein — translation MAKNTFREPERIPKQKKQRRRLKLASWLNNFIGLDRLFGEDNAWPIRHIDRILWVTFLLILYIGLNHNAERLVRRIQRTKTQVDELRSQYTVLNADFMKSGKQSEITKRVATLGLSDSQTPPHKIVVKTNEH, via the coding sequence ATGGCCAAGAATACCTTTCGCGAACCCGAGCGCATTCCTAAACAGAAAAAGCAACGGCGTCGGCTTAAGTTGGCCTCCTGGCTCAATAATTTTATTGGACTGGACCGGCTTTTTGGCGAAGACAACGCCTGGCCCATCCGCCACATTGACCGGATCTTATGGGTCACATTCCTGCTGATCCTGTACATTGGCCTGAACCACAACGCTGAACGGCTCGTGCGCCGAATTCAGCGCACCAAAACGCAGGTCGACGAACTGCGCTCGCAATACACCGTCCTCAACGCCGACTTTATGAAAAGCGGCAAACAATCTGAAATTACAAAACGGGTGGCTACCCTCGGTTTATCCGACAGCCAGACTCCTCCCCATAAAATAGTCGTCAAGACCAATGAACATTAA
- a CDS encoding penicillin-binding protein yields the protein MNIKQDIIQRANHVFYIVLALAVAVIFRLVYVQYFQTFKGQFWRERVAATLIQRDTIRAMRGNILAADGSLLATSLPTYVVGLDPTTAKPEYFNKKVDSLGILLARIYKDRSARDYTDLVRDARARKRRYVLLNRRRVTFQERQMMLKWPFFRSSAKVAARGGVLRPYYERYHPFGSMAERTIGNLSAKTGRGLIGLEASFQPALAGKNAVGLVEVLSGGIRKPVDDGPEMKPEPGMDLYTTIDVNFQDMAETALRSALEKYKAEKGCVVVMEVATGEIRAMANLSKRRDNTYVENFNHALAGRTDPGSTFKLATMMALLEEKAISLEQPVATGGGSMTYNGLGIHDAKRGGSGTITARQVFEKSSNVGIHLLMRSYFYSRPDLYCQYLRQFHLTQPTGIHMKGEAIPVVRNPDMKGWSKVSLTSMSYGYEMQITPLQMLAFYNAVANNGRWVRPMLVRQIKLANEVIEDNLPEVSSTPICSPETARKARELLRGVVSHGTAKHINNPHYAIAGKTGTAQKIVNGRYQVGKYYTSFIGYFPADNPKYTMITAIDSPQGDNIDLLYAGAVAAPVFKEVADRIVAYDIRMHAPIRQGGRQPRPEKALLAGYADDLHTISTTLNMDSEPSTEGWVETAEQGRWKSRPTRPNQVPDVRGLTLRDALFLLENRGFRVLVEGRGKVKEQSVEPGTGATDLSAKTITLKLG from the coding sequence ATGAACATTAAGCAGGATATTATTCAACGGGCTAACCACGTCTTTTACATCGTGCTGGCCCTCGCCGTGGCGGTAATTTTCCGACTGGTTTATGTGCAGTATTTCCAGACGTTCAAAGGCCAGTTCTGGCGGGAGCGCGTGGCCGCTACGCTTATCCAGCGCGACACGATCCGGGCTATGCGCGGCAATATTCTGGCGGCCGATGGCAGCCTGCTGGCTACCTCGCTCCCAACCTACGTAGTGGGGCTCGACCCTACCACCGCCAAACCCGAATACTTTAACAAGAAAGTTGATTCGCTGGGTATCCTGCTGGCCCGTATCTACAAAGACCGGTCGGCCCGTGACTATACGGATCTCGTTCGGGATGCCCGCGCCCGGAAGCGTCGGTATGTGCTGCTGAACCGCCGGCGGGTGACGTTTCAGGAACGGCAGATGATGCTGAAATGGCCCTTTTTCCGGTCGTCGGCAAAGGTAGCAGCACGGGGTGGTGTACTACGTCCATATTATGAACGCTACCACCCCTTTGGATCAATGGCCGAGCGGACTATCGGTAATCTCAGCGCAAAAACGGGCCGGGGCCTGATTGGCCTGGAGGCTTCTTTCCAGCCCGCCCTGGCCGGCAAGAACGCCGTTGGGCTCGTAGAAGTGCTGTCGGGTGGCATTCGCAAACCCGTCGACGACGGCCCCGAAATGAAGCCCGAGCCTGGCATGGATCTGTACACGACCATCGATGTGAATTTTCAGGACATGGCCGAAACGGCCCTGCGGTCGGCTCTGGAAAAATACAAGGCCGAGAAAGGCTGCGTAGTAGTGATGGAAGTGGCAACCGGTGAAATCCGGGCTATGGCCAATTTGTCGAAACGCCGTGATAACACCTACGTTGAAAACTTCAACCATGCGCTGGCCGGACGTACCGATCCGGGGTCTACCTTCAAACTGGCTACGATGATGGCTCTTCTGGAAGAAAAAGCCATCTCGCTGGAACAGCCCGTAGCTACGGGTGGCGGCTCCATGACGTATAACGGCCTGGGTATCCATGACGCCAAACGGGGTGGATCAGGCACTATAACGGCCCGGCAGGTTTTCGAGAAGTCATCGAACGTTGGCATTCACCTGCTCATGCGAAGTTACTTCTACAGCCGGCCCGACCTGTACTGCCAGTACCTGCGCCAGTTTCACCTGACCCAGCCAACGGGTATTCACATGAAGGGGGAAGCTATACCGGTCGTTCGCAATCCTGATATGAAAGGCTGGAGCAAAGTGTCCCTTACGTCTATGTCGTACGGATATGAGATGCAGATAACCCCGTTGCAGATGCTTGCCTTCTACAACGCCGTAGCCAACAATGGCCGTTGGGTACGTCCCATGCTGGTGCGGCAGATCAAGCTGGCTAACGAAGTAATCGAAGATAATCTGCCCGAAGTCAGCTCAACGCCTATCTGCTCGCCCGAAACGGCTCGTAAAGCCAGAGAGCTGCTGCGGGGAGTTGTATCGCACGGCACGGCCAAGCATATCAATAACCCCCACTACGCCATTGCCGGCAAGACAGGAACGGCCCAGAAGATTGTGAATGGCCGCTACCAGGTGGGCAAATATTATACTTCGTTCATCGGGTACTTCCCGGCCGACAATCCGAAGTATACCATGATAACGGCCATCGACAGTCCGCAGGGCGACAATATCGATCTGCTCTACGCCGGAGCCGTAGCCGCGCCGGTATTTAAGGAAGTAGCCGATCGAATCGTTGCTTATGACATTCGTATGCACGCGCCCATCCGGCAGGGCGGTCGGCAGCCTCGCCCCGAAAAGGCGCTGCTGGCTGGCTATGCCGACGACCTGCATACCATCAGTACAACCCTGAACATGGACAGTGAGCCTTCTACCGAAGGATGGGTAGAAACCGCCGAGCAGGGCCGCTGGAAATCGCGCCCGACCCGCCCCAATCAGGTACCCGATGTTCGGGGACTAACCCTGCGCGATGCGTTGTTTTTACTCGAAAATCGGGGGTTCCGGGTACTTGTTGAAGGACGGGGCAAAGTCAAAGAGCAGTCCGTAGAGCCCGGTACGGGCGCGACCGATTTGTCGGCGAAGACCATCACACTCAAACTCGGGTAA
- a CDS encoding VOC family protein, with amino-acid sequence MDMYTVPDQTRIGHVHLKVANLDRALRFYRDLLGFTVTTLYGDQAAFISAGGYHHHIGLNTWYSKDAGPAPLRSAGLFHTAILYPTRRDLAVALKRLVDAKYSITGASDHGVSEAIYLNDPDQNGVELYWDRPKEQWPKKPDGSLEMYTHPLDLDGLLAEL; translated from the coding sequence ATGGATATGTATACAGTTCCCGACCAGACCCGGATTGGCCACGTTCATTTAAAGGTTGCTAACCTAGACCGGGCACTCCGGTTTTACCGTGATTTACTCGGCTTTACCGTAACAACGCTGTATGGCGATCAGGCTGCGTTTATTTCGGCGGGTGGCTACCACCATCACATCGGCCTGAACACCTGGTACAGCAAGGATGCGGGGCCTGCACCGCTACGTAGCGCGGGATTGTTTCACACCGCCATTTTGTACCCGACGCGCCGGGACCTGGCCGTAGCGCTGAAACGCCTTGTTGATGCGAAATATTCCATAACGGGTGCATCTGATCATGGAGTCTCAGAAGCGATCTACCTCAACGATCCTGACCAGAACGGTGTAGAGCTTTATTGGGATCGCCCTAAGGAACAATGGCCAAAAAAGCCCGACGGATCGCTGGAGATGTACACACATCCGCTGGATCTCGACGGGCTTTTGGCTGAATTATAA
- a CDS encoding 3-keto-disaccharide hydrolase, producing MNRLVLFGLVLGLFVMAAPAKKVTLFNGKDLSGWKVYGTEKWYVQNGELICESGPDKQYGYLATEQTYKNFDLSVQFKQEANGNSGVFFRSSIEGTKVSGWQVEVAPKDHDTGGIYESYGRGWLEQIPAEKENILKPGEWNTMRIRVEGDHVQTFLNGKPMVDMHDAKIGAADGSIALQIHDGGGIKVRWRKLVLKTL from the coding sequence ATGAATCGATTAGTGCTCTTCGGGCTTGTGCTCGGCTTATTTGTTATGGCTGCCCCGGCCAAGAAAGTGACGCTGTTCAATGGAAAAGATTTGAGCGGCTGGAAAGTATACGGTACTGAGAAATGGTATGTACAGAATGGCGAACTCATCTGCGAGAGCGGTCCCGACAAGCAGTATGGATACCTGGCCACCGAACAAACCTACAAGAACTTCGATCTATCGGTTCAGTTCAAGCAGGAAGCTAACGGCAACAGTGGCGTTTTCTTCCGGTCGAGCATCGAAGGGACAAAAGTGAGTGGCTGGCAGGTAGAGGTAGCCCCCAAGGATCATGACACCGGCGGCATCTACGAATCGTATGGCCGTGGCTGGCTGGAGCAGATACCCGCCGAGAAAGAAAATATCCTGAAACCGGGCGAGTGGAACACCATGCGGATCCGGGTAGAGGGTGATCACGTACAGACGTTCCTCAACGGCAAACCTATGGTCGATATGCACGATGCCAAAATTGGCGCAGCCGATGGGTCTATCGCGCTGCAAATCCATGATGGGGGCGGCATTAAGGTTCGCTGGCGCAAACTGGTTCTTAAAACACTGTAA
- a CDS encoding lactonase family protein, with translation MNKLFVGLTVLLLHLGAAARAQNGREIMYVGTYSVRGSKGIYVFEFDRTAGTLKPVQTIFNGKGPSFLAIHPSRKYLYSVNEAIEAGPSKAGAVSAYAINGTTGELAFLNGQPSLGNGPCYVSVDQTGKTAFVANYGGGSLAVLPIKADGSLGAATDSVQNAGSGPNVKRQESAHVHSATVAPDNRFVYVADLGTDKLHILEIDTNKSTVKAAQTPYVSVKPGSGPRHMAFHPNGKYAYLVEELTSSVAVFSRNAKNGALTLLTDGVRTLPSDFTDENTSADIHIDPSGKFLYQSNRGRNALAIFAIGTDGKLTYLGDEPTRGKTPRNFMIDPKGDFIFVTHQDSDNITIFRRNKQTGKLTYTGQSVSVPAPVCIITAGSR, from the coding sequence ATGAATAAACTATTCGTTGGTTTAACGGTGCTCTTACTCCACCTGGGCGCGGCCGCGCGTGCTCAGAACGGCCGGGAAATTATGTACGTCGGTACCTATTCCGTACGTGGCAGCAAGGGCATTTACGTATTTGAGTTTGATCGGACGGCAGGTACGCTGAAACCCGTTCAAACAATCTTCAATGGAAAAGGTCCATCGTTTCTGGCCATTCACCCGTCCCGGAAATACCTGTATTCGGTAAACGAAGCTATCGAAGCAGGCCCTTCTAAAGCGGGAGCTGTCAGTGCATACGCTATCAATGGAACGACCGGCGAACTGGCCTTTCTGAACGGCCAGCCTTCGCTGGGAAATGGCCCCTGCTACGTTAGTGTCGATCAGACGGGAAAAACTGCGTTTGTGGCCAACTACGGCGGGGGAAGTCTGGCCGTCCTGCCCATCAAAGCCGATGGGTCACTGGGAGCCGCTACGGACAGTGTACAAAACGCTGGCAGTGGACCAAACGTGAAGCGTCAGGAAAGTGCACACGTACACTCCGCTACCGTAGCGCCCGACAACCGGTTTGTCTATGTAGCGGATCTGGGTACCGACAAATTACACATCCTCGAAATCGATACGAACAAGAGCACCGTGAAGGCTGCCCAGACACCTTATGTGAGCGTGAAACCAGGATCGGGACCGCGGCACATGGCTTTTCATCCAAATGGTAAGTATGCCTATCTGGTTGAAGAACTGACCTCGTCGGTGGCCGTATTCAGCCGGAATGCCAAGAACGGTGCGCTGACCTTACTGACCGACGGGGTAAGAACCCTGCCCAGTGATTTCACGGATGAGAATACCAGTGCTGACATACACATTGATCCTTCGGGTAAGTTTCTCTACCAGTCGAACCGGGGTCGAAATGCACTGGCGATCTTTGCCATTGGCACCGATGGTAAGCTGACCTATCTGGGCGACGAGCCGACGAGGGGTAAAACGCCACGTAATTTTATGATCGATCCAAAAGGTGACTTTATCTTTGTGACGCATCAGGACTCCGATAACATCACTATTTTCAGGCGTAATAAACAGACGGGTAAACTAACGTATACAGGCCAGTCTGTGAGCGTACCAGCCCCCGTCTGCATTATCACCGCAGGCTCCAGGTAA
- a CDS encoding OmpA/MotB family protein: MKRVLIVFAAVAMLSSCNSKKRLAEIKTLQEARDKAVASLNDCDQRTADLRNQLSAKDTDLQGKDKQVGDLQAQIDYLKRTNTNLLDRMSDLSIVSKSGAESIKKSLETLNEQTKYVNNLNTSIQRKDSINLALVMNLKRSLDDINDQDVQVEVKKGVVYVSISDKLLFKSGSYDITPRAETVLGKVAKVVNDHKELDILVEGHTDIVPISTASIKDNWDLSALRATSVVRTLQGKFGVAPERMTAGGRSEFSPKDDNTTSAGRQQNRRTEIIITPKLDQFFNLLSNGQAGK; the protein is encoded by the coding sequence ATGAAACGAGTACTCATTGTTTTCGCAGCCGTAGCTATGCTCTCTTCCTGCAACAGCAAGAAGCGGCTGGCTGAAATCAAAACCTTACAGGAAGCCCGTGACAAAGCTGTTGCTTCGCTCAACGACTGCGACCAGCGTACGGCCGATCTGCGCAATCAGTTATCGGCAAAAGATACCGATCTACAGGGCAAGGACAAGCAAGTTGGCGATCTGCAGGCGCAAATCGATTACCTGAAACGTACCAACACGAACCTGCTGGATCGCATGTCTGATCTGTCGATCGTGAGTAAGTCGGGTGCCGAAAGCATCAAGAAATCGCTGGAAACGCTCAACGAGCAAACGAAGTACGTTAATAACCTCAACACGAGCATCCAGCGCAAAGACTCTATCAACCTGGCGCTGGTGATGAACCTGAAGCGTTCGCTGGACGATATCAACGATCAGGATGTTCAGGTTGAAGTTAAGAAAGGCGTTGTCTACGTGTCGATCTCCGATAAACTGTTGTTCAAATCGGGTAGCTACGACATTACGCCCCGCGCCGAAACGGTACTGGGTAAAGTAGCCAAGGTGGTCAATGACCACAAGGAACTGGATATCCTGGTAGAAGGTCATACGGACATCGTCCCTATCTCGACGGCTTCTATTAAAGACAACTGGGATTTGAGCGCGCTGCGTGCTACGTCCGTTGTTCGTACGCTGCAAGGTAAGTTCGGTGTAGCTCCAGAGCGCATGACCGCCGGTGGCCGCTCGGAGTTCAGCCCGAAAGACGATAACACAACGTCGGCAGGTCGTCAGCAGAACCGTCGTACGGAAATTATCATTACGCCAAAACTGGACCAGTTCTTCAACCTGTTGTCGAACGGCCAGGCTGGCAAATAA
- the rpsG gene encoding 30S ribosomal protein S7: protein MRKAKPPKRYVLPDPKYKEVLVTKFVNNLMYEGKKSLAYSIFYDALDVVAKRTNESGLDTWKKALNNVMPTVEVKSRRVGGATFQVPTEVRADRKVAVGMKWLIRYARSRGEKTMVDRLAAEIVAAAKGEGSAVKKKDDTHRMAEANKAFSHFRF from the coding sequence ATGAGAAAGGCGAAACCGCCCAAGCGTTACGTGTTGCCCGATCCTAAATACAAGGAGGTCCTCGTAACCAAATTTGTAAACAACCTGATGTACGAGGGCAAAAAAAGCCTGGCGTACTCAATCTTCTACGACGCACTGGACGTAGTTGCCAAGCGCACCAACGAAAGTGGTCTGGATACGTGGAAAAAAGCGTTGAATAACGTAATGCCCACGGTTGAAGTAAAAAGCCGTCGCGTCGGTGGAGCTACCTTCCAGGTGCCAACCGAAGTACGGGCAGACCGGAAGGTCGCGGTAGGCATGAAATGGCTTATCCGGTACGCTCGTTCGCGGGGTGAGAAAACAATGGTAGACCGATTAGCTGCTGAAATCGTAGCTGCTGCCAAGGGCGAAGGCTCGGCAGTGAAAAAGAAGGACGATACGCACCGTATGGCAGAAGCCAACAAGGCGTTTTCGCACTTCCGGTTCTAA
- the rpsL gene encoding 30S ribosomal protein S12: MPTIQQLVRKGREKLVDKSKSPALDSCPQRRGVCTRVYTTTPKKPNSALRKVARVRLTNGREVNAYIPGEGHNLQEHSIVLIRGGRVKDLPGVRYHIVRGALDTAGVSGRLQSRSKYGAKRPKPGQAPAKGGKGAPPAKGKKK; the protein is encoded by the coding sequence ATGCCTACCATACAACAATTGGTGCGCAAGGGACGTGAGAAACTGGTTGACAAATCGAAGTCGCCAGCTTTGGATTCCTGCCCACAACGTCGGGGCGTATGCACACGTGTGTATACGACGACACCGAAGAAGCCAAACTCGGCACTTCGTAAAGTTGCCCGCGTTCGTCTGACGAACGGTCGGGAAGTAAACGCATACATTCCGGGCGAAGGCCACAACCTGCAGGAGCACTCCATCGTGCTGATCCGCGGTGGCCGGGTAAAAGATCTGCCGGGTGTACGTTACCACATTGTTCGGGGTGCTCTGGATACGGCTGGCGTAAGCGGTCGTCTGCAAAGCCGCTCGAAATACGGCGCTAAGCGTCCGAAGCCAGGCCAGGCTCCGGCAAAAGGTGGCAAAGGTGCGCCACCAGCAAAAGGCAAGAAAAAGTAA
- a CDS encoding DUF3467 domain-containing protein produces the protein MTPPQQNPEASIDVELSEEIAEGTYANLAMIAHSNSEFILDFIRLMPGVPKAKVKARIILTPEHAKRLLEALTENIGRFEEAYGDINNPTDTFRFPTGGFGGPVGQA, from the coding sequence ATGACCCCTCCACAACAAAACCCGGAAGCATCGATCGATGTGGAATTGAGCGAGGAAATAGCCGAAGGTACCTACGCTAACCTAGCCATGATTGCTCATTCAAACAGTGAGTTCATCCTGGACTTCATTCGGCTGATGCCGGGTGTTCCCAAAGCCAAGGTGAAGGCCCGCATTATCCTGACACCTGAACACGCCAAACGACTGCTTGAAGCGTTGACCGAAAATATCGGCCGTTTTGAAGAAGCTTACGGGGATATTAATAATCCAACGGATACGTTCCGGTTTCCGACTGGTGGATTTGGCGGACCGGTAGGACAGGCCTGA